One window of the Populus nigra chromosome 4, ddPopNigr1.1, whole genome shotgun sequence genome contains the following:
- the LOC133691768 gene encoding uncharacterized protein LOC133691768, with amino-acid sequence MVSLAAAFKIFAMFNSGIAQKATAITILDSPPDTSVVDSINLLRRRQRYKTWLWWSRFALAMTLLQTATAIYLVFSVAEFMSHDGTSSKCRTGTASNGNKWKTKLLIPFVITVCSVPLMHCFVGPAVLRWRSFYETQDDAWKAHYQEVFDHGIREALCCLGRVKYMGAPKEDEVYSVARLLGDLIAYCASGTGHLELLVGLFSPHAVACCLLSCWYSIISIIIFFKIIPCAWLYRQGILTPSTRNRWPSLSGDNWWRGHAAAFLKYVNLPPEALRHGRVCQENCEAAYFVVVLHHLRSVVISVRGTETPEDLITDGLGRECLLSRDDLDGLINHIQSDVKRRVESSFPHYGHSGIVEAARDLYIQVEGDLADNESENSSGLLSSLLGAGCECDGYSLLIVGHSLGGAIAALLGLRVHLLYPTLHVYAYGPLPCVDLVIAEACSEFVTSTVHNNEFSTRLSVESLLLRAAAIVALARDSKADKALICRLACQFLSVSMNQRGRIEVVDPSELHSAATTVEELDHKDYVGSKRADHSYSPWNELDRTNSGGDTDHDNFENPFYDKTAVMSSLDDPVSQFLETVPRAENESAGDDAEMFLPGLVIHMVPQQRHVSMPFWKGWSVQEWVRNYNAYLANREIFKDIVSPNMFIDHLPWRCHNAMRKVLESQNDKGLLDVSQIV; translated from the exons ATGGTGTCTTTGGCGGCTGCTTTCAAAATCTTTGCCATGTTTAACTCTGGGATTGCCCAAAAGGCTACTGCCATTACCATTCTTGATTCTCCTCCTGATACTTCTGTTGTTGACTCCATTAATCTCCTTCGAAGACGG CAGAGGTACAAAACATGGCTTTGGTGGAGTCGGTTTGCGTTGGCAATGACTCTCCTGCAAACTGCGACTGCAATTTACCTTGTGTTTAGTGTGGCTGAATTTATGTCTCATGATGGAACATCAAGTAAATGTCGCACAG GGACAGCTTCAAATGGTAACAAGTGGAAGACAAAACTACTCATtccatttgttatcacagtttGTTCTGTTCCACTAATGCATTGTTTTGTGGGACCTGCGGTCCTAAGATGGAGGTCTTTTTATGAAACCCAAGATGATGCATGGAAGGCACACTATCAGGAGGTGTTTGACCATGGAATTCGTGAGGCTTTGTGCTGCCTGGGGCGTGTCAAATACAT GGGGGCGCCTAAGGAAGATGAAGTTTACTCAGTAGCACGATTGTTGGGTGATCTTATTGCCTATTGTGCATCAGGCACTGGGCATTTGGAACTTCTAGTAGGTTTGTTTTCTCCTCATGCAGTTGCATGTTGCTTATTGAGTTGTTGGTATTCTATAATCTCTATCATCAT attttttaaaattattcctTGTGCATGGCTCTACAGGCAAGGGATTTTGACTCCATCAACTCGTAACAG ATGGCCCTCACTCTCTGGAGATAACTGGTGGCGGGGTCATGCAGcagcttttttaaaatatgttaatttacCCCCAGAAGCTCTTCGACATGGTCGTGTTTGTCAG GAAAACTGTGAAGCTGCATACTTTGTTGTGGTTCTACATCATCTAAGATCTGTAGTGATCTCTGTACGGGGAACTGAGACCCCTGAAGACCTCATTACGGATGGTTTGGGCAGGGAATGCCTCCTTTCTAGAGACGACTTAGATGGATTGATAAA CCATATTCAATCTGATGTGAAGCGAAGGGTGGAATCATCCTTCCCACACTATGGGCACTCTGGCATAGTTGAGGCTGCACGTGATCTTTATAttcaagttgaaggagatcttGCAGATAATG AATCAGAAAACAGCTCTGGCTTGCTTTCCTCATTGCTGGGAGCTGGATGTGAATGCGATGGATATAGTTTGCTCATAGTTGGCCATTCCCTAGGAGGTGCGATTGCTGCTTTGCTAGGACTGAGGGTACATTT ACTGTACCCAACTTTACATGTCTATGCATATGGACCCCTTCCATGTGTGGATTTGGTCATAGCAGAAGCATGTTCAGAATTTGTTACAAG CACTGTACACAACAATGAATTTTCTACACGGCTTTCAGTTGAATCACTCCTGCTCCGCGCTGCTGCAATTGTGGCACTTGCACGGGATTCCAAAGCTGATAAAGCCTTGATTTGTAGGCTTGCTTGTCAATTCCTCTCTGTGAGCATGAATCAAAGAGGGAGGATTGAGGTAGTTGATCCATCAGAGCTACATTCTGCAGCCACCACAGTAGAAGAACTGGATCACAAAGACTATGTGG GAAGCAAAAGGGCGGATCATAGTTATTCTCCCTGGAATGAATTAGACAGGACCAATAGCGGCGGTGATACAGATCACGACAATTTTGAAAATCCATTTTATGACAAGACTGCTGTCATGAGTTCATTAGATGATCCTGTATCACAATTTTTGGAAACTGTCCCCAGGGCTGAAAATGAGTCAGCTGGCGATGATGCAGAGATGTTTCTACCAGGCCTTGTGATTCATATGGTACCACAACAAAGGCATGTCAGTATGCCCTTCTGGAAAGGCTGGAGCGTTCAAGAATGGGTACGGAATTATAATGCTTATTTAGCAAACAGAGAAATCTTTAAAGATATTGTTTCACCAAATATGTTCATTGATCATCTGCCTTGGAG ATGTCACAACGCCATGAGAAAGGTGTTGGAATCTCAAAATGACAAAGGCCTGCTTGACGTATCTCAAATCGTGTGA